A genomic region of Zygotorulaspora mrakii chromosome 7, complete sequence contains the following coding sequences:
- a CDS encoding sugar porter family MFS transporter, whose translation MYIYTCVYVYRNTSDIDKYSGVFLFKREPRQENRKKSNMGFEKLGIRNIFARVEERPTPPKVYNWRIYATALLAATSSVLIGYDSGFIGGTVANEHFLTNFNMEPHTTRAQDSTANVISCFHAAAFFGALFGYPMAHFFGRKISLIVFAAIGTVGSSIMLIAVGGNIIPLYIGRVMTGLTVGASTNLTVVYLSEVAPSSIRGQIVALFEVGWRVGDLVGFWINYGVVEHVAPGNRQWLIPVAIQIIPAAMFLLASVVLVESPRWLFQVGRENEALKNLCWLRQLSIDDDYMDWEINSIKESIALQNSTIGNGILDPAKEVFINNTKYFKRLGITFCLFLFQNFMGIQALNYYSVTLFQSLGVRGTNASLFSSGLFAVCKFICTFIYVFLIVDQCGRRYAFLVSSTFCSIFFWYIGAYLKIADPTRPGADAGQGGKAAIAMMYLWTVSFICAWSGGPFVWAAEVYEQNIRVFTQSLNAAVSWVPIFIMTRLTTNMVNAMHYGIFFFFASIAALSVPFVFFFVPETKGIPLEEIDRLFEKGIPAYRAHNIVHQYLKDSVVEESDKGSTDSNYGFEIFDAATKQKNEEIFIENAENSSTFEH comes from the coding sequence atgtatatatatacatgtGTGTATGTTTATAGGAACACTTCAGACATTGATAAATACAGTGGTGTCTTCCTTTTTAAGAGGGAGCCGAGGCAGGAAAATAGGAAGAAATCGAATATGGGCTTCGAGAAACTAGGAATTAGGAATATTTTTGCCAGGGTCGAGGAAAGGCCAACGCCGCCAAAGGTCTACAACTGGAGAATTTACGCTACAGCTCTTCTGGCCGCTACATCTTCTGTTCTAATAGGGTATGATAGCGGGTTTATTGGGGGCACGGTTGCTAACGAACATTTTCTGACGAACTTCAACATGGAACCCCATACAACGAGAGCTCAAGATAGCACAGCAAatgttatttcttgttttcaTGCAGCTGCTTTTTTTGGAGCGTTGTTTGGGTACCCAATGGCTCACTTTTTCGGCCGTAAAATATCGCTGATAGTGTTCGCTGCAATCGGCACTGTTGGCTCTTCTATCATGCTGATCGCTGTAGGCGGCAATATAATTCCCTTATATATTGGACGTGTCATGACCGGACTTACTGTTGGGGCGTCAACAAATTTAACAGTCGTGTATTTGAGCGAAGTTGCACCTAGTTCCATTCGTGGTCAAATAGTTGCACTTTTCGAAGTTGGCTGGAGAGTCGGTGACTTAGTGGGGTTCTGGATCAATTATGGGGTTGTGGAGCATGTGGCACCAGGAAATCGTCAATGGCTGATACCAGTGGCGATTCAAATTATACCGGCGGCAATGTTTCTGCTAGCATCTGTAGTGCTTGTTGAGTCACCACGTTGGTTGTTTCAAGTAGGGCGCGAGAACGAAGCACTGAAGAATCTTTGTTGGTTAAGACAACTCTCAATTGATGACGATTATATGGATTGGGAAATTAATTCCATTAAAGAATCAATTGCTCTGCAAAATAGCACAATAGGTAATGGTATACTTGATCCTGCCAAAGAagttttcatcaataacacaaaatacttcaaaagattggGAATAACATTTTGcttgtttttatttcaaaactttatGGGTATTCAAGCATTAAATTATTATAGTGTTACGTTGTTTCAGAGTCTTGGAGTTAGAGGTACAAACGCTTCCCTGTTTTCTTCTGGTTTATTTGCAGTTTGCAAGTTTATCTGCACGTTTATTTACGTTTTCCTTATTGTCGATCAATGTGGTAGACGGTATGCATTTTTGGTTTCCTCAACATTCTGCAGTATCTTCTTTTGGTACATCGGTGCctatttgaaaattgcaGATCCCACACGACCAGGTGCAGATGCAGGACAAGGGGGGAAAGCCGCGATAGCAATGATGTATCTGTGGACTGTTTCTTTTATATGTGCTTGGAGTGGCGGACCGTTTGTATGGGCAGCTGAGGTGTACGAGCAGAATATTAGGGTTTTCACTCAGAGTTTAAATGCAGCGGTCTCTTGGGTACCTATTTTCATTATGACCAGGTTAACAACTAACATGGTCAATGCCATGCACTACGgtatattctttttctttgcttcAATTGCCGCTCTTTCTGTACCATTTgtattcttctttgtcCCCGAAACTAAAGGGATTCCTTTGGAAGAAATCGATAGATTATTCGAGAAAGGCATTCCAGCATACAGAGCGCATAATATTGTCCACcagtatttgaaagattctGTCGTTGAAGAGTCAGATAAAGGATCGACTGACTCCAATTACggttttgaaatattcgATGCAGCaacgaaacaaaaaaatgaagagattTTCATAGAGAACGCGGAAAACAGCAGCACATTTGAGCACTAG